The following are encoded in a window of Brockia lithotrophica genomic DNA:
- a CDS encoding shikimate kinase: protein MRDASPVGSGGDARASDRQGDGNRADARGRRHVYLVGFMGAGKSTVGRLLARELGRRWVDMDTEIVREARRSIAAIFAAEGEEGFRRREAELLARLAEEETPLVVSTGGGVVLRPENRERLRASGIVVYLEVPFSNLWKRLSESGGHSDRPLFSLDDEASLRERFRTREALYREVADLVYANLDTPERAAADLARTLKGFFCR, encoded by the coding sequence GTGAGGGACGCGTCGCCCGTCGGAAGCGGAGGAGATGCGCGGGCATCGGATCGGCAGGGCGACGGGAACCGTGCGGACGCGCGGGGGAGGCGACACGTCTACCTCGTGGGTTTCATGGGTGCGGGAAAGAGCACGGTCGGCCGCCTTCTCGCTCGGGAGCTCGGCCGCCGGTGGGTGGACATGGACACCGAGATCGTCCGCGAGGCGCGGAGATCCATAGCCGCCATCTTCGCCGCGGAAGGAGAAGAGGGCTTTCGCCGGCGCGAGGCAGAGCTCCTCGCCCGCCTTGCGGAGGAGGAGACCCCCCTCGTCGTGAGCACAGGTGGTGGCGTCGTCCTGCGTCCGGAGAACCGGGAGAGGCTGCGTGCGAGCGGTATCGTCGTCTACCTCGAGGTTCCCTTTTCGAACCTCTGGAAGCGCCTCAGCGAGTCCGGGGGGCATTCCGATCGCCCCCTGTTTTCCCTGGACGACGAAGCATCCCTGCGCGAACGCTTCCGCACGCGCGAAGCTCTGTATAGGGAAGTCGCCGACCTCGTCTACGCAAATCTCGACACCCCCGAGCGGGCCGCCGCCGACCTCGCACGCACGCTCAAGGGCTTTTTCTGCCGCTGA
- the coaD gene encoding pantetheine-phosphate adenylyltransferase: MERGTQLAVVPGSFDPVTYGHLDIIERSAQIFDRVIVAVLRNRDKKPLFTTEERVALLRETTQHLPNVTVDAFGGLLVDYLARVGARVIVKGLRAVSDFEYEMQMALINKNLREDVETFFMIARREYSFLSSSIVKEVAQYGGSVADLVPPPVEAALKRKFFGTEAGGPSAG; this comes from the coding sequence GTGGAACGCGGAACCCAGCTCGCCGTCGTTCCCGGGAGCTTTGACCCCGTGACGTACGGGCATCTCGACATTATCGAACGAAGTGCGCAGATCTTCGACCGGGTCATCGTTGCGGTTTTGCGCAACCGCGACAAGAAACCGCTCTTTACGACGGAGGAACGCGTGGCGCTTCTCCGGGAGACGACGCAGCACCTTCCCAACGTCACCGTGGACGCCTTCGGCGGCCTCCTCGTGGACTACCTCGCCCGCGTGGGCGCCCGGGTGATCGTGAAGGGGTTGCGGGCGGTGAGCGATTTCGAATACGAGATGCAGATGGCGCTCATCAACAAAAACCTGCGGGAAGATGTGGAGACCTTTTTCATGATCGCGCGCCGCGAGTACTCCTTCCTCAGTTCCAGCATCGTGAAGGAAGTCGCCCAGTACGGGGGCTCGGTCGCCGACCTCGTCCCACCGCCTGTGGAAGCCGCGCTCAAGCGGAAGTTCTTCGGAACAGAGGCAGGGGGGCCTTCGGCGGGCTGA
- a CDS encoding YqhG family protein codes for MDPKTLRFLTAEYFRRTGSEILEEDDVLLRVRLSREADLELGYRPMYWSFVDAGNLKPEPLEKTYRFYAPGSDARPSPPSPYGGGEEWLTPTSERLRRILRALARRGSAVRLFEYEEGGGTLAPWYAFTVRVGLFREVAREYVASYGYDAVRGEIVPEFWGRLLDLSLGSEPPPYTRLLPAIRSGEGAARSVVEYVLQEIRGDLGWAEEARARLAEEMRRLDSASLPPPPAKTKSGVSRWEVVESQDASAPKEEPSAKPEFGFDPEKEREDLLRRYRPRIRLSLVQVALVYLAKDPRALPARELAPEPLRRLAERLSGRKSP; via the coding sequence GTGGATCCAAAGACCTTGCGCTTCCTTACGGCCGAATACTTTCGCCGCACGGGAAGCGAAATTCTCGAGGAAGACGATGTTTTGCTTCGCGTCCGCCTTTCCCGCGAGGCCGATCTCGAACTCGGCTATCGGCCCATGTACTGGTCCTTCGTCGACGCGGGGAACCTCAAGCCGGAGCCTTTGGAAAAGACGTACCGCTTCTACGCCCCGGGGAGCGATGCCCGTCCGAGCCCACCGTCTCCTTACGGCGGCGGCGAGGAATGGCTCACGCCGACCTCCGAACGGCTGCGGCGAATCCTTCGGGCGCTCGCCCGGCGGGGAAGCGCCGTGCGTCTCTTTGAATACGAAGAAGGCGGCGGGACTCTCGCACCTTGGTACGCCTTTACGGTGCGCGTGGGGCTCTTTCGCGAGGTCGCCCGAGAATACGTCGCCTCCTACGGGTACGACGCCGTGCGGGGAGAAATCGTACCCGAGTTTTGGGGGCGACTTCTCGACCTTTCTTTGGGAAGCGAGCCCCCGCCCTACACCCGTCTCCTCCCCGCCATCCGTTCGGGGGAAGGGGCGGCCAGGTCCGTCGTCGAGTACGTCCTCCAAGAGATCCGGGGCGACCTCGGATGGGCGGAAGAAGCCCGCGCGCGCCTGGCAGAAGAGATGCGCCGACTCGACTCCGCCTCTCTGCCTCCCCCTCCGGCGAAAACGAAATCCGGAGTGTCCCGCTGGGAAGTGGTGGAATCGCAGGACGCTTCCGCGCCGAAAGAGGAACCCTCGGCAAAACCGGAGTTCGGCTTCGATCCGGAAAAGGAACGCGAAGACCTCCTCCGCCGCTACCGTCCGCGGATTCGCCTCTCCCTCGTCCAAGTCGCCCTCGTCTACCTCGCAAAGGACCCCCGCGCTCTCCCGGCGCGGGAACTCGCTCCGGAACCGCTTCGCCGGCTCGCCGAACGCCTCAGCGGCAGAAAAAGCCCTTGA
- the gcvT gene encoding glycine cleavage system aminomethyltransferase GcvT, which translates to MGELRRTPLYARHAALGAKFVPFAGFELPVQYSSILEEHRAVRERMGLFDVSHMGEILVSGPESVDFLERLATQYVARLEVGRAAYGFFLNEQGGILDDVLLYRLNDEEFLVVANAANTEKVYRWLKEHALGGPQVLDISDRIGLIALQGPRAASFLSQLAEPSVDDLRPFRFRENVTVAGVPVLLVSRTGYTGEDGFELFVDAEAAAELWDALLERGREYGLVPCGLGARDTLRFEAGLPLYGQELAETITPLEANLERFVRWEKPVDFVGKAALLRQKEQGISRLLVGLRMEDRGIPRTGYAVFAGEALVGRVTSGTIAPTLGGAYAMAYVDAAYSREGTRLDVDLRGRRARAVVVPLPFYRRSG; encoded by the coding sequence ATGGGGGAACTCCGGCGTACGCCGCTGTACGCGAGGCACGCCGCCCTGGGCGCAAAGTTTGTCCCCTTTGCGGGATTTGAACTTCCCGTGCAGTATTCGAGCATTCTCGAAGAACACCGCGCCGTGCGCGAACGCATGGGACTCTTCGACGTCTCCCACATGGGAGAGATCCTCGTTTCGGGCCCGGAGTCCGTGGATTTCTTAGAAAGGCTCGCAACGCAGTACGTCGCCCGTCTCGAGGTCGGTCGGGCGGCGTACGGATTTTTCTTAAACGAGCAGGGCGGAATTTTGGACGACGTGCTCCTCTATCGCCTCAACGACGAGGAATTCCTCGTCGTGGCCAACGCCGCCAACACGGAGAAGGTGTATCGTTGGCTCAAGGAGCACGCCCTCGGCGGTCCCCAGGTTCTCGACATCTCCGATCGCATCGGCCTCATCGCCCTTCAGGGCCCGCGCGCCGCGTCCTTCCTCTCGCAACTCGCGGAGCCTTCGGTAGACGACCTTCGCCCCTTTCGCTTTCGCGAAAACGTGACTGTGGCCGGTGTCCCCGTCCTACTCGTCTCGCGCACGGGGTATACGGGCGAGGACGGATTCGAGCTCTTTGTCGACGCGGAAGCGGCAGCAGAACTCTGGGATGCGCTCCTCGAACGGGGACGGGAATACGGCCTTGTCCCCTGCGGCCTCGGCGCGCGCGACACGCTACGCTTCGAAGCCGGGTTGCCCCTCTACGGACAGGAGCTCGCGGAGACGATTACGCCCCTTGAGGCCAACCTCGAGCGCTTCGTGCGCTGGGAAAAGCCGGTCGACTTCGTGGGGAAGGCGGCGCTTCTCCGGCAAAAGGAGCAGGGCATATCCCGCCTCTTGGTAGGCCTGCGGATGGAAGATCGGGGGATCCCGCGCACGGGGTACGCCGTCTTTGCCGGCGAGGCCCTCGTCGGCCGCGTGACGAGCGGGACCATCGCCCCCACACTTGGCGGTGCGTACGCTATGGCCTACGTGGACGCGGCGTACTCCCGAGAGGGAACGAGGCTCGACGTGGACCTCCGCGGCCGGCGGGCGCGGGCGGTCGTTGTCCCCCTGCCTTTTTACCGCCGTTCCGGGTAG
- the recG gene encoding ATP-dependent DNA helicase RecG: MGLFSAPLPEVVSLPKSRQDVLAEVGIRTVGDALLFVPRRYEDFRAKPLEEVRVPETLSVVGVVQAHPKFSRFRGNFSRLATTLDVGGRTITVVWFNQPYLRERLIPGARVQVAGRYDPKSRQLVAQKTRFSAEGIATESLTPVYGLPGRGADAWFSELIRLLFSLPDLEIPDPIPAALREKYRLLPRGEALRTLHFPQDERELFWAKRRMAFEEVFLYQLKVLAARNVRVRTRRVREHRFRPEEVLELASRWPFTLTGAQRRAIQEIFADLLGPYPMNRLLQGDVGSGKTAVAALAIYAVVRGGRQAALMAPTEILAEQHVRTLRGLLPEDVPIALLTGRTPRREREEILYGLAQGTISVAVGTHALITEHVRFADLGFVVVDEQHRFGVVQRRLLAQKGDVPDLLSMSATPIPRTLALLLYGDLDVSVLDEMPPGRTPVETHWTTPERFADVLTFVDGQIERGRQAYVIAPLIEASDKLEYQNVVDLYDRVRNFLPRRRVGLLHGRLSGREKDRVMRAFVAGELDVLVSTTVVEVGVDVPNATVMVIYDADRFGLAQLHQLRGRVGRGSHKSYCILVADPRTELGRKRLQVFRELTDGFQIAEKDFELRGPGDLFGTKQSGLPEFRFTQLDSPRELRMLQIAHEEAERLLADSAFWETEEAVPLREALAGVHEEAGQLWD, encoded by the coding sequence GTGGGCCTCTTTTCCGCGCCGCTGCCGGAGGTCGTTTCGCTCCCCAAATCCCGGCAGGACGTTTTGGCCGAAGTGGGAATTCGCACGGTAGGCGATGCGCTTCTCTTCGTACCGCGCCGCTACGAAGACTTTCGGGCCAAACCCCTCGAGGAAGTCCGCGTTCCCGAAACGCTCTCTGTCGTGGGCGTGGTGCAGGCGCATCCCAAGTTTTCCCGCTTCCGCGGAAACTTCTCGCGCCTCGCGACTACCTTGGACGTCGGCGGAAGGACGATCACGGTCGTCTGGTTCAACCAACCGTACCTGCGCGAGCGCTTGATTCCGGGAGCCCGCGTGCAGGTGGCGGGGCGCTACGACCCGAAGTCCCGTCAGCTTGTGGCGCAAAAGACGCGCTTTTCCGCGGAAGGCATTGCCACGGAGTCGCTCACGCCCGTGTACGGACTCCCGGGGCGCGGAGCGGATGCGTGGTTTTCCGAACTCATACGCCTCCTTTTCTCCCTTCCCGATCTCGAGATTCCCGATCCGATTCCCGCGGCGCTTCGCGAGAAGTACCGCCTTCTTCCGCGGGGGGAGGCGCTCCGCACCCTCCACTTCCCCCAGGACGAGCGCGAGCTCTTTTGGGCGAAGCGGCGCATGGCCTTCGAAGAGGTTTTCCTCTACCAACTCAAGGTTCTCGCGGCCCGGAACGTGCGCGTGCGGACGCGGAGGGTACGGGAACACCGCTTTCGTCCAGAAGAGGTCTTAGAGCTTGCCTCGCGCTGGCCCTTTACCCTCACGGGGGCGCAGCGGCGCGCGATTCAGGAAATCTTTGCCGATCTCCTCGGACCCTACCCGATGAACCGCCTCTTGCAGGGGGACGTAGGATCGGGGAAGACCGCGGTGGCGGCGCTGGCGATATACGCCGTCGTCCGCGGCGGGCGTCAGGCGGCGCTCATGGCGCCCACGGAAATTCTCGCCGAACAGCACGTGCGTACCCTGCGCGGCCTTCTGCCGGAAGACGTGCCAATCGCGCTTCTCACGGGACGGACGCCGCGGCGCGAGCGGGAGGAAATCCTCTATGGGCTCGCCCAGGGCACGATCTCCGTAGCCGTAGGTACCCACGCTCTGATCACGGAGCACGTGCGCTTTGCCGACCTCGGGTTCGTCGTTGTGGACGAGCAGCACCGCTTCGGCGTCGTTCAACGCCGCCTGCTCGCGCAAAAGGGGGACGTCCCCGACCTCCTCTCCATGAGTGCGACGCCAATTCCCCGGACGCTCGCCCTCCTCCTGTACGGGGACCTGGACGTTTCGGTTCTCGACGAGATGCCCCCTGGGCGAACGCCCGTCGAGACGCACTGGACGACGCCGGAACGCTTTGCCGACGTGCTCACCTTTGTCGACGGGCAAATCGAACGCGGGCGACAGGCGTACGTCATCGCGCCGCTCATTGAGGCATCGGACAAGCTCGAGTACCAAAACGTCGTCGACCTCTACGACCGGGTTCGAAACTTCTTGCCCAGGCGGCGCGTCGGCCTCCTCCACGGACGGCTCTCCGGCCGCGAAAAGGACCGCGTGATGCGCGCTTTTGTTGCCGGCGAGCTCGACGTCCTCGTTTCCACGACGGTGGTCGAAGTTGGCGTCGACGTCCCGAACGCCACGGTGATGGTGATCTACGACGCCGACCGCTTCGGCCTCGCGCAGCTGCACCAACTCCGGGGGCGCGTCGGCCGGGGCTCGCACAAGTCGTACTGCATCCTCGTCGCCGATCCCCGCACCGAGCTCGGGCGCAAGCGCCTGCAAGTCTTCCGCGAACTTACGGACGGGTTTCAGATCGCGGAAAAGGACTTCGAACTCCGCGGACCGGGCGATCTCTTCGGCACGAAGCAGAGCGGCTTGCCGGAATTCCGCTTTACCCAGCTCGACTCACCGCGGGAACTGCGCATGCTCCAAATCGCCCACGAGGAGGCGGAGCGCCTCCTCGCCGATTCCGCCTTTTGGGAAACGGAGGAGGCGGTCCCCTTGCGCGAGGCCCTGGCGGGCGTGCACGAGGAGGCGGGGCAGCTTTGGGATTGA
- the gcvPB gene encoding aminomethyl-transferring glycine dehydrogenase subunit GcvPB: MKLIFERSVPGRRAIEFLDAPSFADVPLDIPEAYVRKAPPELPEVSELEVVRHYTALSQRNFGVDTGFYPLGSCTMKYNPRILEVVASFEGFRDLHPNAPEELVQGALAVLAGLERNLREILGMDAVSLLPAAGSHGELLGLMLVRAYFAERGEQRDVVLVPDSAHGTNPASAAMAGFRAVTLPSNSRGRLDLEALRRALAEHEGRVAALMLTNPNTLGLFEDQILEIAERVHEAGALLYMDGANLNALLGVARPGDMGFDIVHVNVHKTLGTPHGGGGPGAGPVGVKGFLADYLPVPRVVRDGERFTLVEEAPKSVGRIRSFAGSFGVLVKAYAYILLHGPEGLRRVAERAVLNANYLFSLLKDTFAAPYPGPVMHEFVLSGKNVKAETGVRTLDVAKRLLDYGFHPPTIYFPLIVEEALMIEPTETEAKETLDAFAAALRAIVDEARRDPERVRSAPHTTPVGRLDDVKAARRPVLRYRTPERAQ, translated from the coding sequence GTGAAGCTGATCTTCGAACGAAGCGTTCCCGGACGGCGGGCAATCGAGTTTCTCGACGCTCCGTCTTTTGCGGACGTTCCCTTGGACATCCCCGAGGCGTACGTGCGCAAGGCACCACCCGAACTGCCGGAGGTTTCCGAGCTCGAGGTCGTACGCCACTACACGGCCCTTTCCCAGCGAAACTTCGGGGTGGACACCGGGTTCTATCCTCTCGGATCGTGCACGATGAAGTACAACCCGAGAATTCTCGAGGTCGTCGCCTCTTTCGAGGGATTTCGCGACCTCCACCCCAACGCGCCGGAGGAGCTCGTACAGGGAGCGCTCGCCGTTCTCGCGGGTCTCGAGCGCAACCTGCGGGAAATCCTCGGCATGGACGCCGTGAGTCTCCTCCCGGCGGCGGGGTCCCACGGCGAGCTCTTGGGGCTCATGCTCGTTCGCGCCTATTTTGCCGAGCGCGGAGAGCAGAGGGACGTTGTCCTCGTTCCCGACTCCGCCCACGGGACGAACCCCGCAAGCGCGGCCATGGCGGGATTCCGGGCGGTGACGCTCCCGTCGAACTCCCGGGGGAGGCTCGACCTCGAGGCGTTGCGCCGTGCCCTTGCCGAGCACGAAGGACGCGTGGCGGCGCTCATGCTTACGAACCCCAACACGCTCGGTCTCTTCGAAGACCAAATTCTCGAGATCGCCGAACGGGTGCACGAGGCCGGGGCGCTCCTCTACATGGATGGAGCAAACCTCAACGCCCTCCTCGGGGTGGCCCGTCCCGGAGACATGGGCTTCGACATCGTGCACGTCAACGTCCACAAGACCTTGGGTACGCCGCACGGAGGCGGCGGCCCGGGAGCGGGACCCGTGGGCGTCAAGGGGTTCCTCGCCGACTACCTCCCAGTACCGCGCGTCGTCCGCGACGGCGAGCGCTTCACCCTCGTGGAAGAAGCGCCCAAGTCCGTCGGACGCATCCGAAGCTTTGCCGGGAGTTTCGGAGTACTCGTCAAGGCGTACGCCTACATCCTGCTCCACGGTCCGGAGGGGCTAAGGCGGGTTGCCGAGCGCGCAGTGCTCAATGCGAACTACCTCTTCTCCCTCCTCAAGGACACCTTTGCCGCGCCCTACCCGGGCCCGGTCATGCACGAGTTCGTCCTTTCCGGCAAGAACGTCAAGGCAGAAACGGGTGTCCGAACGTTGGACGTCGCCAAACGCCTCCTCGACTACGGTTTCCACCCGCCCACGATCTACTTCCCCCTCATCGTCGAAGAGGCGCTCATGATCGAACCTACGGAAACGGAGGCCAAGGAAACGCTCGACGCCTTTGCCGCCGCCCTTCGGGCGATCGTCGACGAGGCGAGGCGGGATCCCGAGCGCGTGCGTTCGGCTCCCCATACCACGCCCGTCGGCCGCCTCGACGACGTCAAGGCCGCTCGTCGACCCGTGCTTCGCTACCGCACGCCGGAGCGGGCGCAGTAG
- a CDS encoding DEAD/DEAH box helicase, protein MEQTTSEERLPFPTSLLLPPRSGEEDPRVPARVEVRIEAEALAEFREAERGERPWDLAAFFPLALLVHVLDAKPEFDRLYAPDLLPHLELFPHQREVLRRAVWEMGGRALLADEVGLGKTIEAGLILVEYLSRGLAENVLILVPASLALQWQRELAEKFSLYFPIAAKPHTLEHEPRFIASLDFAKRSPYREILLARTFDLVVVDEAHKLKNPKTLAYRFVAALRKTFLLLLTATPLHNHPRELASLVRLLRPGHEISAELERAAARRGKRPLPDVQPASVERQEGMLSVPKGARSGAEGSDSAVAEVRERLHEVMIRSRRREVGIELPPRRVVTVPIHLSREEREFYEAVSAFIRKEYARRGKSAALPLILMQRQLTSSRVAVYTSLLRLYRKYPDDPALQEEILSLYEMGRSIPHDYKQDALIALLRGMPEDEKVVVFSEFHGSVHALVKRLKDEGIPAVLYRGGFGRSKKDYMRELFATRVRVLAATEAGAEGLNLQFARHVVNYDLPWNPMRLEQRIGRVHRLGQTEPVQVYNLVTQDTVEAEVLALLYEKLGTIHALLGLDEDVLGRGVGTRFERHLFDVLVGSRSAQERHVRLAHLAALLEQLAEGAEGAGAEKTS, encoded by the coding sequence GTGGAGCAAACAACTTCGGAGGAACGCCTCCCATTCCCCACGTCGCTCCTCCTTCCGCCGAGATCGGGCGAGGAGGACCCCCGCGTTCCCGCACGGGTGGAGGTACGGATAGAGGCGGAGGCCCTCGCCGAATTCCGGGAGGCGGAACGCGGAGAACGTCCCTGGGATTTGGCGGCGTTTTTCCCGCTCGCCCTCCTCGTACACGTGCTCGACGCAAAGCCCGAGTTCGACCGGCTATACGCCCCCGATCTTCTCCCCCACCTTGAACTCTTCCCCCACCAACGGGAAGTCCTCCGCCGTGCCGTGTGGGAGATGGGGGGACGGGCGCTCCTCGCCGACGAAGTGGGCCTCGGAAAGACGATCGAGGCGGGGCTCATCCTCGTCGAGTACCTGAGCCGCGGGCTTGCGGAAAACGTCCTCATCCTCGTACCCGCCTCCCTCGCCCTTCAGTGGCAGAGGGAACTTGCGGAAAAGTTCTCCCTCTACTTCCCCATCGCTGCAAAGCCCCACACCCTGGAGCACGAACCGCGCTTCATCGCCTCTCTCGACTTTGCCAAACGCTCTCCGTATCGCGAGATCCTCCTCGCACGCACCTTCGACCTCGTCGTCGTCGACGAGGCGCACAAATTGAAGAACCCGAAAACCCTCGCCTACCGCTTCGTCGCCGCCCTGCGGAAAACGTTCCTCCTTCTCCTCACGGCGACGCCCCTGCACAACCACCCCCGCGAGCTCGCGTCGCTCGTCCGACTCCTCCGCCCCGGCCACGAAATCTCCGCGGAACTCGAGCGGGCGGCAGCACGCCGCGGCAAAAGGCCCCTTCCCGACGTTCAACCTGCTTCAGTGGAAAGGCAAGAGGGGATGCTCTCCGTTCCGAAAGGCGCCCGGTCGGGTGCCGAAGGAAGTGATTCCGCAGTGGCCGAAGTCCGGGAACGCCTGCACGAGGTCATGATCCGCTCGCGCCGCCGAGAGGTAGGGATCGAACTTCCGCCGCGGCGCGTGGTCACCGTTCCGATCCACCTGTCCCGCGAGGAACGGGAATTCTACGAAGCGGTGAGCGCGTTCATCCGCAAAGAGTACGCCCGTCGCGGAAAGAGCGCCGCCCTTCCCCTGATCCTCATGCAGCGTCAACTCACCTCGAGCCGCGTCGCCGTCTACACGAGCCTCCTGCGCCTGTACCGCAAGTACCCGGATGACCCCGCCCTGCAGGAGGAAATCCTCTCCCTGTACGAGATGGGCCGCTCCATTCCCCACGACTACAAGCAGGACGCCCTGATCGCCCTCTTGCGGGGGATGCCCGAGGACGAAAAAGTGGTCGTCTTTTCCGAGTTCCACGGGAGCGTTCACGCCCTCGTGAAGCGCCTCAAAGACGAGGGGATTCCTGCCGTGCTCTACCGCGGCGGCTTCGGCCGCTCCAAGAAGGACTACATGCGGGAGCTCTTCGCAACGCGGGTCCGCGTCCTCGCCGCAACGGAAGCCGGAGCCGAAGGGCTCAACCTCCAATTCGCCCGCCACGTGGTGAACTACGACCTTCCGTGGAACCCCATGCGACTCGAGCAGCGCATCGGGCGCGTGCACCGCCTCGGGCAAACAGAGCCCGTGCAGGTGTACAACCTCGTCACGCAGGATACCGTGGAGGCCGAGGTCCTAGCCCTCCTCTACGAAAAGCTCGGCACGATCCACGCCCTCCTCGGCCTCGACGAAGACGTCCTCGGGCGCGGAGTTGGCACGCGGTTCGAACGTCACCTCTTCGACGTCCTCGTCGGCTCGCGCAGTGCGCAGGAACGACACGTGCGCCTCGCACACCTCGCCGCCCTTCTCGAACAACTCGCCGAAGGCGCAGAAGGCGCGGGAGCCGAAAAGACGTCGTAG
- the rsmD gene encoding 16S rRNA (guanine(966)-N(2))-methyltransferase RsmD: MAGYTTHSVFSLGKREVPHVRIVAGEWKGRRLLTPSQAHTRPTSGRVREAVFQILGPFFAGGVVLDLFAGSGAVAFEALSRGMERAVLVESSPQALRVIRENARLLGAEGRIRVISRPVEKATDLVVAGGPYDLVYADPPYAYPVERLAALFAALVARGALAPHVKIAVERAARSGDEDFVRLRDALGGLSGEVRIRRFGDTAVWVVFAEPPSEAPDRS, translated from the coding sequence GTGGCGGGATATACCACGCATAGCGTTTTTTCCCTCGGCAAAAGGGAGGTGCCGCACGTGCGGATCGTCGCCGGTGAGTGGAAGGGACGCCGCCTTCTCACGCCGTCCCAGGCGCATACGCGGCCGACTTCCGGGCGCGTACGGGAGGCCGTGTTTCAAATCCTCGGCCCGTTCTTTGCGGGCGGCGTGGTCCTCGACCTCTTTGCGGGCAGCGGGGCGGTGGCCTTCGAAGCCTTGAGCCGAGGGATGGAACGCGCGGTCCTCGTGGAATCCTCGCCGCAGGCGCTTCGGGTGATCCGGGAAAACGCCCGCCTGCTCGGGGCCGAAGGCCGCATCCGCGTGATCTCCCGCCCGGTCGAAAAGGCGACGGACCTTGTCGTTGCCGGCGGTCCGTACGACCTCGTATACGCCGATCCGCCGTACGCGTACCCCGTCGAACGCCTTGCGGCGCTCTTCGCCGCTCTCGTCGCCCGCGGCGCGCTTGCCCCCCACGTAAAGATTGCGGTGGAGCGGGCCGCCCGTTCGGGAGACGAGGATTTCGTACGCCTGCGCGATGCGCTCGGGGGACTTTCGGGAGAAGTTCGCATTCGTCGCTTTGGAGACACCGCAGTGTGGGTTGTATTCGCCGAACCGCCGTCCGAGGCCCCGGACCGCTCGTAG
- the gcvPA gene encoding aminomethyl-transferring glycine dehydrogenase subunit GcvPA: protein MTYVEAVPMTYTPHTPDDVEAMLAAIGVGSVEELFADIPESVRLRRPLEVEGPMGEAEVYRFFRSLAAQNRTVHDLVHFVGAGAYEHTIPAVVQALISRGEFLTAYTPYQAEASQGNLQAIFEFQTMIAELTGLDVAQASLYDGATAAAEAMLLAARVTKRRRVLVSRALHPDVRDVLRTYAFGPDLSVDEVPIDARTGATDAAALAERLDKDVAAVFVQYPNFFGVVEPLDVLFAPVREAGALAVAVANPLALGLLAPPGALGADVVVGDAQPLGVPLSFGGPYVGYMAAREAFVRELPGRIVGETTDGEGRRGYVLTLQAREQHIRRERATSNITSNQALMALAVTITLSLLGKRGIEDLARLNAQKAHYSLQTIEARTPLRRVHTGPFFHEFLLDVGVPAKELLARMCERGFVAGYDVSRRYPEYPTHLLVAVTEVRTREEIERFAEALAQAVSGS, encoded by the coding sequence ATGACGTACGTGGAGGCGGTACCCATGACCTATACCCCCCATACCCCGGATGACGTCGAGGCTATGCTTGCCGCCATCGGCGTAGGGAGCGTGGAGGAGCTCTTTGCCGACATTCCCGAAAGCGTCCGCCTCCGTCGCCCCCTCGAGGTAGAGGGCCCAATGGGCGAGGCGGAGGTTTACCGCTTCTTCCGCTCTCTCGCCGCGCAAAACCGCACCGTGCACGACCTCGTGCACTTCGTAGGCGCGGGGGCGTACGAGCACACAATCCCGGCCGTCGTGCAGGCGCTCATCTCGCGCGGGGAGTTCCTTACGGCCTACACCCCGTACCAGGCAGAAGCCTCCCAAGGGAACCTCCAGGCGATCTTCGAATTTCAGACGATGATCGCCGAGCTTACGGGCCTCGACGTTGCCCAGGCCTCTCTGTACGACGGCGCCACCGCCGCCGCGGAGGCGATGCTCCTCGCTGCGCGCGTCACGAAGCGGCGGCGCGTGCTCGTAAGCCGGGCCCTCCATCCGGACGTGCGGGACGTGCTGCGCACGTACGCGTTCGGCCCTGACCTCTCCGTAGACGAGGTGCCCATCGACGCACGGACGGGGGCCACGGATGCGGCGGCCCTTGCTGAGCGTCTGGACAAAGACGTTGCGGCCGTCTTCGTGCAGTACCCGAACTTCTTCGGCGTCGTCGAACCTTTGGACGTCCTCTTTGCTCCCGTGAGGGAGGCGGGGGCGCTCGCCGTAGCCGTAGCTAACCCCCTCGCCTTGGGCCTTCTCGCTCCTCCGGGCGCCTTGGGTGCCGACGTCGTCGTAGGCGATGCGCAGCCGTTGGGGGTACCCCTTTCCTTCGGCGGCCCGTACGTAGGGTACATGGCGGCTCGCGAAGCCTTCGTCCGCGAGCTTCCCGGACGGATCGTCGGAGAGACTACGGACGGCGAGGGGAGGCGGGGCTACGTCCTCACCTTGCAGGCGCGGGAGCAACACATTCGCCGCGAGCGGGCGACATCGAACATCACGTCCAACCAGGCCCTCATGGCCCTCGCCGTGACGATCACCTTGAGCCTCTTGGGTAAGCGGGGGATTGAGGACCTCGCCCGCCTGAACGCCCAAAAGGCGCACTACTCCCTGCAGACGATCGAAGCGCGCACCCCCCTTCGCCGGGTGCATACGGGACCGTTCTTCCACGAGTTCCTCCTCGACGTCGGCGTTCCCGCGAAGGAGCTCCTCGCGCGAATGTGCGAGCGCGGCTTCGTGGCGGGATACGACGTTTCCCGGCGCTACCCCGAATACCCGACACACCTCCTCGTGGCGGTGACGGAAGTCCGAACGCGGGAGGAAATTGAGCGCTTTGCCGAGGCGCTCGCCCAGGCGGTGAGTGGTTCGTGA